In the Deltaproteobacteria bacterium genome, CGCCCGCCGATCGCGACCGCAGCCAGTGGCTATGCGCAACAGCCAGCTAGGTCGGGTCGAGAACGCGGGCCGCGCGCACCTGCGCCGCCTCGAAGCCGCCGGCATCCGCGAGGAAGCGGGCGAGGTCGCCGCCCGCTTCCTCGCGCAGCCGCCGGGCACCGCGCCGGCCGAACTCGTCGACCACCCAGCGCTCGAAGAAGTAGGCGTCCACCTCCGCCGGTGTGCGCCGAGGCGGTCGCGCGGTCACCGCCAGCATGTCGGCGGCGAGCGCGTCGAGCCCGTCGCCGGTCGTCGCGCTCGCGCGAAACAGGGCGTCCGCCGACCCGCCGAGCCCGACCGCGGATCGAAGCGCGTGCCACGTCGCGCCAGCGGCCGGCTCGTCGGCCTTGTTGAGCACGATCGCGTCCGGCACCTCCATGATGCCGGCCTTCATGAACTGGATGTGGTCGCCGGCCAGCGGCTGCAGCACCAGGTACATGCGGTCGGCGAGGTGCCGCACCTCGACCTCGGACTGGCCGATGCCGACGGTCTCGATCACCACCAGATCGAACAGCCGCCGCAGCAGGCGGGCCACCGCGTAGGTGTGCCGGCCGAGGCCGCCGAGCGCGAGAGCGCTGGCCTGGCTGCGGAAGAACAGCCGGTCCTCGGCGGCGTCGAACGCCACCCGCGTGCGGTCGCCGAGCAACGCGCCGCCGGACACGGGGCTGGTCGGATCCACCGCCACGACGGCGACCGCGATGCCGCGATCGCGCGCGATCATCCGCGGGGCCAGCTGGCCGATCAGCGTCGACTTGCCGGCACCGGGAGCCCCGGTGATCGCGACGAATCGACCGCTGCGCGCGCGTCCCGATGCGTCGAGCGCCGCGATTGCGTCGGCGCGCGCCGCGACCGCGGCCGGGCGCTCGTCCTCGAACAGCGACACGAGGCGGCCGATCGCGCGCTTGTCGAGCGCGATCGCGCGGTCGAGTTCGTCGCGGTTCACGTTCATGCGCCGGCGGCGCGGTCGGCCGGCGCGCCGCTGCCGGGCGCGCCGCCGCTCGCGGTCTCGATCACGGACAGCACGCGCTCCATCACGTCGATCAGCTCGTAGTCCGACGGCGTGAACACGGCGCGCACGCCGTCGGCGCGCAGGCGGTCGACGTCGCCCGCCGGTATGATTCCGCCCACGACGACCGGCACGTCGGCGGCCCCGAGCGCGGCGAGCGCGTCGACGACCTGGCGGGCCAGCTCGACGTGCGACCCGGACAGCACAGACACGCCGACGAGGTCGGCGCTCTCCTCGACGGCGCTGTGGGCGATCTGCTCGGGAGTGAGCCGAATGCCGCCGTACACCACGTCGAA is a window encoding:
- a CDS encoding protein kinase, translated to MNVNRDELDRAIALDKRAIGRLVSLFEDERPAAVAARADAIAALDASGRARSGRFVAITGAPGAGKSTLIGQLAPRMIARDRGIAVAVVAVDPTSPVSGGALLGDRTRVAFDAAEDRLFFRSQASALALGGLGRHTYAVARLLRRLFDLVVIETVGIGQSEVEVRHLADRMYLVLQPLAGDHIQFMKAGIMEVPDAIVLNKADEPAAGATWHALRSAVGLGGSADALFRASATTGDGLDALAADMLAVTARPPRRTPAEVDAYFFERWVVDEFGRRGARRLREEAGGDLARFLADAGGFEAAQVRAARVLDPT